The genomic segment tttagtccctttgtaaaatgtataatgaagcaattgaattcttaatgaatcagatgaaaattgagtataggactggccagatatgggatgactgtgacgtagttgttcagcttaaatatattgcaatatatggacaaacaatccctgtgttgtttaaagggtaaggcatttttcagtagcagtatgcacaacatgtctctgtcttatatatattgataatgggttgagtgcagaggacctcttgtagttgactatataaatatatatatatatatatatatatatatatatatatatatatatatatataatataaactgtaACCGGTTTAATTTGTGCCTTACTGGTCTCCGGCATGAGTTGGCGTGTGAGGCTGTATATCTATGTGCCTGACGGTGGGTTCACGATGAGGTGGTGGTCTCTGTTCTTGCCAGGCAGGGTATGCTGGGTAATATGGGTACACTGGTGGGTATGGTTCATAATGGTGATAAACaactggctcctcctcctcctcctccatttgTACTGGTATCACACTGGGCTGAAAGATATCAGTCAGAAGGGTTTATACTTTCCTTGCGACCCCTgcaaatatatattgtacattctTGCACTGGTATTCTATAATATTGCAGATCTGAATTACAATGGCCCACTGGGATATTAGGAAAAATCCTAATGGGTCTCGATGTTGCTGGTCCCGCTACACACGTCGTCCATAAGGGGGCGATAGCTGCAGTCGGGGGTTGAGGATGATTGACATATGTAGgcgcatttatcaagggtcgaatttcgaaatcatgtgagtttttcaaaactcccatgaacttgaaattcgaccaatcgaaaatttattatgaaaatcaaagtttttaaactcgggtgaataggatcgacccgaatttgattacaattttaacgtcaggaaggctgcaaacaactccaaattgatcgaAAGAcatctcccgttgacttaaacagcaatttggcaggttttaggtggcgattagtcgaatttgagttcttaggGCCAGAGGATGATTTTTTGCAAaactaatcgaatttgaataattccctagtcgaatttgacagttttgaccatgaaaactAGAAAATCCTACACTATCATTTACCGTTGTCCCTGTCTCAACTACCTCCTCTGGGTACTGAAAGGTATGTTTGCTACTCACCGTGGGGGGCTTCTCGGCTTGCCCATAGCCAAAGCTTGACAGCGCAGACATGGTCATGTTGCTCATTATAACCTGATGCATCTGAGCGTTCTGGATCATCATCAGCTCAATTAAATCTGTAGGTATAACAAGTAGAATGGATGTGGAGCAATGGCAACATATGTTCTGCTGGGGGGCCCGGGCTCACAACGTT from the Xenopus laevis strain J_2021 chromosome 9_10L, Xenopus_laevis_v10.1, whole genome shotgun sequence genome contains:
- the LOC108700857 gene encoding proline-rich protein 29 — its product is MSQGWPAHNAWYSLPTQDFNYSGGHVIPSMVPQQPTIIQQLPFSPPLSHPIRQGRAKEDLIELMMIQNAQMHQVIMSNMTMSALSSFGYGQAEKPPTPSVIPVQMEEEEEEPVVYHHYEPYPPVYPYYPAYPAWQEQRPPPHREPTVRHIDIQPHTPTHAGDQRAVPPPPPLSATGTVGADVPPASEYYDLAEGRL